The Vallicoccus soli genome window below encodes:
- a CDS encoding dihydrolipoamide acetyltransferase family protein: protein MPDFLLPDLGEGLEDAEVVRWRVAVGDAVEVDQVVAEVETAKAVVEVPVPWAGVVTALHAEEGAVLGVGSPLVSVGEQRPERQGVQEPGVESGAVLVGYGTATSPRRARRSRRRPEPVALAPAAPVESWPERVQVVSPLVRRIARDAGLDLASLRGTGPDGIVRRADVEKALAERAAAATPAPAPVPAAPTPDEDVTRVPLRGARRAIAEKLSRSRREIPEATVWVDVDATDLVAAKAALTARAPEQPVGLLTLLARFALLGLKRYPELGGRVTEDEIVVPHHVHLGFAAQTDRGLVVPVVRDAHRLTTRELAAALAERTRAARAGALAPSDLTGGTFTVNNYGVFGIDGSAAIINHPEVAILGMGRVVERPWVVDGQLAVRTVTQLTLAFDHRVCDGGTAGGFLRYVADCVESPLTALGDL from the coding sequence GTGCCTGACTTCCTCCTCCCCGACCTCGGCGAGGGCCTCGAGGACGCCGAGGTGGTGCGCTGGCGGGTCGCCGTCGGCGACGCCGTCGAGGTCGACCAGGTCGTCGCCGAGGTCGAGACCGCCAAGGCCGTCGTCGAGGTGCCCGTCCCCTGGGCCGGCGTCGTCACCGCGCTGCACGCGGAGGAAGGCGCTGTCCTGGGCGTCGGGTCGCCGCTCGTCAGCGTCGGCGAGCAGCGGCCGGAGCGGCAGGGCGTGCAGGAGCCGGGCGTGGAGAGCGGGGCGGTCCTCGTCGGGTACGGCACCGCGACGTCCCCGCGCCGTGCGCGCAGGTCCCGGCGGCGCCCGGAGCCGGTCGCCCTCGCCCCGGCCGCGCCCGTCGAGAGCTGGCCCGAGCGGGTGCAGGTCGTGTCGCCGCTGGTGCGTCGGATCGCCCGCGACGCCGGCCTCGACCTGGCGTCGCTGCGCGGCACCGGGCCCGACGGCATCGTCCGGCGCGCCGACGTCGAGAAGGCGCTGGCCGAGCGGGCTGCGGCCGCGACGCCGGCGCCGGCGCCCGTACCCGCAGCGCCCACCCCGGACGAGGACGTCACCCGCGTGCCGCTGCGCGGCGCCCGGCGCGCGATCGCCGAGAAGCTCAGCCGCTCGCGCCGGGAGATCCCCGAGGCGACGGTGTGGGTGGACGTCGACGCGACCGACCTGGTCGCAGCCAAGGCGGCGCTCACCGCCCGCGCGCCGGAGCAGCCGGTCGGGCTGCTGACGCTCCTCGCCCGGTTCGCGCTGCTCGGGCTGAAGCGCTACCCGGAGCTGGGCGGGCGGGTCACCGAGGACGAGATCGTCGTCCCGCACCACGTGCACCTCGGCTTCGCCGCGCAGACCGACCGCGGCCTCGTCGTCCCGGTCGTCCGCGACGCGCACCGCCTCACGACGCGCGAGCTGGCCGCCGCCCTCGCCGAGCGCACCCGTGCGGCCCGCGCCGGCGCGCTCGCACCCTCCGACCTGACCGGCGGCACGTTCACCGTCAACAACTACGGCGTCTTCGGCATCGACGGCTCCGCCGCGATCATCAACCACCCCGAGGTGGCGATCCTCGGCATGGGGCGCGTCGTCGAGCGGCCCTGGGTCGTGGACGGGCAGCTCGCCGTCCGCACGGTCACCCAGCTGACGCTGGCGTTCGACCACCGCGTCTGCGACGGCGGCACGGCCGGCGGCTTCCTGCGCTACGTCGCCGACTGCGTCGAGTCCCCCCTCACCGCCCTCGGCGACCTCTGA
- a CDS encoding alpha-ketoacid dehydrogenase subunit beta, which yields MAGALNAALADALEQDPRVVVLGEDVGTLGGVFRVTDGLAARFGDRRVVDTPLAESGIVGTAIGMAMGGLVPVVEMQFDAFAYPAFEQVTSHLAKLRNRTRGAVALPVVVRVPYGGGIGGVEHHCDSSEAYYAHTPGLRVVTPATPADAYRMMRQAIACPDPVVLLEPKRRYWSKEAAELTADGPALDEAVVRRPGRDVTLVTYGGTVATALEAADAAVEEGWDVEVVDLRSLSPIDDATLTASVRRTGRAVVVHEAPGSGGLGAEVAQRITERCFHHLEAPVLRVTGFDIPYPPPKLEQHHLPSVDRILDTVARLQWDDQPEPCPAPYGARRA from the coding sequence ATGGCCGGCGCGCTCAACGCGGCGCTCGCCGACGCCCTCGAGCAGGACCCGCGCGTCGTCGTCCTCGGCGAGGACGTCGGCACGCTCGGCGGCGTCTTCCGGGTCACCGACGGGCTCGCCGCGCGCTTCGGCGACCGCCGCGTCGTCGACACACCGCTCGCCGAGTCCGGCATCGTCGGCACCGCGATCGGCATGGCGATGGGCGGGCTCGTGCCGGTCGTCGAGATGCAGTTCGACGCCTTCGCGTACCCCGCCTTCGAGCAGGTGACCAGCCACCTCGCCAAGCTGCGCAACCGCACCCGCGGCGCGGTCGCGCTGCCCGTCGTGGTCCGCGTGCCCTACGGCGGTGGCATCGGCGGCGTCGAGCACCACTGCGACTCCTCCGAGGCGTACTACGCCCACACCCCGGGCCTGCGCGTCGTCACGCCGGCGACGCCGGCCGACGCCTACCGGATGATGCGCCAGGCCATCGCCTGCCCCGACCCCGTCGTGCTGCTCGAGCCCAAGCGCCGCTACTGGAGCAAGGAGGCCGCCGAGCTCACCGCCGACGGGCCCGCGCTCGACGAGGCGGTCGTCCGCCGGCCCGGGCGCGACGTCACCCTCGTCACGTACGGCGGCACGGTCGCCACCGCGCTCGAGGCGGCCGACGCCGCCGTCGAGGAGGGCTGGGACGTCGAGGTCGTCGACCTGCGCAGCCTCTCGCCGATCGACGACGCCACCCTCACCGCGTCCGTACGCCGGACCGGCCGCGCCGTCGTCGTCCACGAGGCGCCGGGGTCGGGCGGGCTCGGCGCCGAGGTCGCGCAGCGGATCACCGAGCGGTGCTTCCACCACCTCGAGGCGCCGGTGCTGCGCGTCACCGGCTTCGACATCCCCTACCCGCCGCCGAAGCTCGAGCAGCACCACCTGCCGAGCGTGGACCGCATCCTCGACACCGTCGCCCGCCTCCAGTGGGACGACCAGCCCGAGCCGTGCCCCGCCCCGTACGGAGCCCGCCGTGCCTGA
- a CDS encoding thiamine pyrophosphate-dependent dehydrogenase E1 component subunit alpha: MTPSSPALDGSVQERAAAFLPPGDGPQALVDPTGSPLPSPLAMPADDDLLALHRAMVVGRRFDTQASALTRQGRLAVYPSSRGQEACQVAAALALRPQDWLFPTYRDSVAIVTRGVPPVEVLTLLRGDWHCGYDPYEHRVAPQCTPLATNTLHAVGLAHAARLQGEDRVALVLLGDGATSEGDTHEALNFAAVWGAPVVFLVQNNGYAISVPLAKQTAAPSLAHKGVGYGMRSRLVDGNDAAAVHAVLTEAVAGAAGGDGPTLVEALTYRVEAHTNADDAGRYRDPAEVEAWLAKDPVSRSEAHLRSRGLLDDALAERFAREGEELAAGVRAALEHDVAPDPRELFEHVYAQPTAALLEQRDLLLAELEEEPA; the protein is encoded by the coding sequence GTGACACCGTCGTCACCCGCGCTGGACGGCTCCGTGCAGGAGCGCGCCGCGGCCTTCCTGCCGCCCGGTGACGGGCCGCAGGCCCTCGTCGACCCGACCGGCTCCCCGCTCCCCTCGCCGCTGGCGATGCCCGCCGACGACGACCTGCTCGCCCTGCACCGCGCGATGGTCGTCGGGCGCCGCTTCGACACCCAGGCGAGCGCGCTCACCCGGCAGGGTCGGCTCGCGGTCTACCCGTCGTCCCGCGGCCAGGAGGCGTGCCAGGTCGCCGCCGCGCTCGCGCTGCGCCCGCAGGACTGGCTCTTCCCGACGTACCGCGACTCCGTCGCGATCGTCACCCGCGGCGTCCCGCCGGTCGAGGTCCTCACGCTCCTGCGCGGCGACTGGCACTGCGGCTACGACCCGTACGAGCACCGGGTCGCCCCGCAGTGCACCCCGCTCGCCACCAACACCCTGCACGCCGTCGGGCTCGCGCACGCCGCGCGCCTGCAGGGCGAGGACCGCGTCGCGCTCGTCCTGCTCGGCGACGGCGCCACGAGCGAGGGCGACACCCACGAGGCGCTGAACTTCGCCGCCGTGTGGGGCGCCCCGGTCGTCTTCCTCGTGCAGAACAACGGGTACGCGATCAGCGTCCCCCTGGCGAAGCAGACCGCGGCGCCGAGCCTGGCCCACAAGGGCGTGGGGTACGGCATGCGCTCGCGCCTCGTCGACGGCAACGACGCCGCCGCCGTGCACGCGGTCCTCACCGAGGCGGTCGCGGGCGCTGCCGGGGGCGACGGGCCCACGCTCGTCGAGGCGCTGACGTACCGCGTCGAGGCCCACACCAACGCCGACGACGCGGGCCGCTACCGCGACCCCGCCGAGGTCGAGGCGTGGCTGGCGAAGGACCCGGTGAGCCGGTCCGAGGCCCACCTGCGCTCGCGCGGACTGCTCGACGACGCCCTCGCCGAGCGGTTCGCCCGCGAGGGCGAGGAGCTGGCCGCGGGCGTGCGCGCCGCCCTGGAGCACGACGTGGCGCCCGACCCGCGCGAGCTCTTCGAGCACGTCTACGCGCAGCCGACCGCTGCGCTCCTCGAGCAGCGCGACCTGCTGCTCGCCGAGCTGGAGGAGGAGCCGGCGTGA
- a CDS encoding Lrp/AsnC family transcriptional regulator, producing the protein MDLDDVDRGIVDALRADARLSMRALAARLHVSRATVYARLQRLEAEGVITGYHAAVDPQQYGHGLTAYVYLKVSQHSWKDLRERVLAVPEVHHGALLSGEHDMVLLVRTRDAASLRDLVLGRLQEMPEVESTQTVLVFDELVPGRGSPP; encoded by the coding sequence ATGGACCTCGACGACGTCGACCGCGGGATCGTCGACGCCCTGCGTGCCGACGCGCGGCTGTCGATGCGCGCGCTCGCGGCGCGGCTGCACGTGTCGCGGGCGACGGTGTACGCCCGGCTGCAGCGGCTCGAGGCCGAGGGCGTCATCACCGGCTACCACGCCGCGGTGGACCCGCAGCAGTACGGGCACGGGCTGACGGCGTACGTCTACCTCAAGGTCAGCCAGCACTCGTGGAAGGACCTGCGCGAGCGGGTGCTCGCCGTGCCCGAGGTGCACCACGGAGCGCTGCTGTCGGGCGAGCACGACATGGTGCTGCTCGTGCGGACGCGGGACGCGGCGTCCCTGCGGGACCTGGTGCTCGGGCGGCTGCAGGAGATGCCGGAGGTGGAGTCGACGCAGACGGTGCTGGTGTTCGACGAGCTGGTGCCGGGGCGGGGGAGTCCGCCGTGA